Genomic segment of Capsicum annuum cultivar UCD-10X-F1 unplaced genomic scaffold, UCD10Xv1.1 ctg26125, whole genome shotgun sequence:
GAATAAAAAATTCTTGTACGTTATATTTTGTTTGTGtgtgattttttatttgttaggtcAAGGCTGCATCAGAGTATCATTATTCagtttatgaatctagaagaatatATGTTGTGGACTTGGATGCTAACAAATGCAACTGTTGTAGATTTCAGATTGATGAAATTCCATGTCCACACGCGATTGCAGTATTGAAGAGTATAAATGTTACGAAGTTTCGTCCGTGGTGCTCTGATTACTATAAGCCTACGACATTAGTGAAGACATATGAACTTCCTGTAGTACCTATGCCGGATAAGAAGGATTGGCATGCGCCTAAATGTGTCGAAAAAGAAGAAGTCATACCACCCAAATACAAAAGACCACCTGGTAGGCCGAAAAAGAGTAGGTGTAAGAAAGCAAGTGAAAAACTATCCTCCCGTACAAACTGTTGTGGTAAATATGGTCGAGAAGGTCATAATAGACGTACTTGCAACTTCTTTCCAAAGGAGAGTTGATGTTTTGGTTACCTGATACATTGAACGATCTATGTTTAGTTCATCACTGTTAGTTTGGTTTTGATTTGGATATGTTTGAATAATGTTTGaacaatatttaatttaaattagtgTTTGTTTTAAGTGGCTTATTTTTGCcttttcattttaatttcatttactATTTAATATGTTTCTTAAGTAATctgttaaaatataattttttagtgTTCTTCGAATTAGAAAGCAACTCTATCATGAAAGGTTATTCATTTtactgttgttgttttttttggtATAATTAGTTTCATAAAACAACTCTTGTACGTAATTGCTCTAAAAACTTAAAAGTTTACGCATAATTGATGCTAGTTTAGGATTCATGATACAACGTAGCTTGTATTATGATACATTGCAAGAAGTAATTGTAAACATTGTTTATTATTGTCAATTTTATAATAATTGTATTATAGATATTTGTACTGTAACCTCAAAATATATGATAGATGAATATGCGATGTATCATAACTGAATGTAAAGTTTTTTTAGTTATATTTGTTTTACCTATTAATTTGCTTTAAATATATTT
This window contains:
- the LOC124890854 gene encoding uncharacterized protein LOC124890854; this encodes VKAASEYHYSVYESRRIYVVDLDANKCNCCRFQIDEIPCPHAIAVLKSINVTKFRPWCSDYYKPTTLVKTYELPVVPMPDKKDWHAPKCVEKEEVIPPKYKRPPGRPKKSRCKKASEKLSSRTNCCGKYGREGHNRRTCNFFPKES